In Planctomycetota bacterium, the following proteins share a genomic window:
- a CDS encoding DUF1501 domain-containing protein, with protein MLKCEHCVPAFSRRHFLRFSLGAGAGLAAASLPHSALAQQTVAKQNAGKGAKAVIMLWMGGGPTQYETFDPKPKAPFKPIDTSAPGVKFSELMPICASQAKHMAVIRSMATHEGAHERGTSLMHIGMQPIQGLEIPATGTVISYEKGAKDFPLPHFIAIDPPLIPQSTVFGEDYLPFRLNNADNPIPNIRRTVDANRDKERAKLLLEQNKEWAAKRQQKEVAKVEAAYVKSEDVMNTPLLKAFNYREEPAELVKEYGGRFGINCLLARRLVQAGVSFVEIGLGGWDMHDDVAGGCKRLVPEVDRGLGTLIKDLAEKDMLKETLVLWCGEFGRTPDINGGQGRDHWANGFSVVLAGGGIQGGRVHGDTGPNGHACNKPVSIYDLFATIYHACGIDPKKKYNTEGRYIPYVKGGKPVMSLFS; from the coding sequence ATGCTCAAGTGCGAACACTGCGTGCCCGCCTTCAGCCGGCGGCATTTCCTGAGGTTCAGCCTCGGGGCCGGAGCGGGCTTGGCGGCGGCTTCCCTGCCTCATTCGGCGCTGGCCCAGCAGACCGTGGCCAAGCAGAACGCCGGCAAGGGGGCCAAGGCGGTCATCATGCTGTGGATGGGCGGCGGGCCCACCCAGTATGAGACGTTCGACCCGAAGCCGAAGGCTCCGTTCAAGCCCATCGACACCTCGGCGCCGGGGGTCAAGTTCAGCGAGCTGATGCCCATCTGCGCCTCGCAGGCCAAGCACATGGCCGTGATCCGCTCGATGGCCACCCATGAGGGCGCCCACGAGCGCGGCACGTCGCTCATGCACATCGGGATGCAGCCCATCCAGGGGCTGGAGATCCCCGCGACGGGCACGGTCATTTCCTATGAGAAGGGCGCGAAGGACTTCCCCCTGCCTCACTTCATCGCCATCGACCCGCCCCTCATTCCGCAGTCCACGGTCTTCGGCGAGGATTACCTGCCGTTCCGTCTCAATAACGCCGACAACCCGATTCCGAACATCCGCCGCACGGTGGATGCCAACCGGGACAAGGAGCGCGCCAAGCTCCTCCTGGAGCAGAACAAGGAGTGGGCGGCCAAGCGGCAGCAGAAGGAGGTCGCCAAGGTCGAAGCGGCGTACGTGAAGTCCGAAGACGTGATGAACACGCCGCTTCTGAAGGCCTTCAATTACCGCGAGGAGCCGGCGGAACTCGTCAAGGAGTACGGCGGCCGGTTCGGGATCAACTGCCTCCTGGCCCGGCGCCTCGTCCAGGCGGGAGTGTCCTTCGTCGAAATCGGCTTGGGCGGCTGGGACATGCACGACGACGTCGCCGGCGGCTGCAAGCGCCTTGTGCCGGAAGTGGATCGCGGCCTGGGAACCCTGATCAAGGATCTGGCCGAGAAGGACATGCTCAAGGAGACGCTGGTTCTCTGGTGCGGCGAGTTCGGCCGCACGCCGGACATCAACGGCGGCCAGGGACGCGACCACTGGGCCAACGGCTTCAGCGTGGTCCTGGCGGGCGGCGGCATCCAGGGCGGCCGCGTCCACGGCGACACGGGCCCCAACGGCCACGCCTGCAACAAGCCGGTCAGCATCTACGATCTCTTCGCGACGATCTATCACGCGTGCGGCATCGACCCGAAGAAGAAGTACAACACGGAAGGCCGGTACATTCCCTATGTCAAGGGCGGCAAGCCGGTCATGAGCCTCTTCTCGTAA